In Mixta intestinalis, the following are encoded in one genomic region:
- the pdxA gene encoding 4-hydroxythreonine-4-phosphate dehydrogenase PdxA, with protein sequence MLSNTRVVITPGEPAGIGPDVAIQLAQRDWPVELVVCASPQLLADRAKRLGLPLSLRDYQPDVPAQPQQAGTLTILPIALAAPVTAGELAVANSRYVLDTLTRACDGCLSGEFAALITGPVHKGVINDAGIAFSGHTEFFAERAACERVVMMLATETLRVALATTHLPLKAVSDAITEASLREVITILHQDLQRKFGIAQPHILVCGLNPHAGEGGHMGHEEIDTIIPALDTLRQQGMQLTGPLPADTLFQPKYLQHADAVLAMYHDQGLPVLKYQGFGRAVNITLGLPFIRTSVDHGTALELAGQGNADAGSFITALNLAITMIKEVNE encoded by the coding sequence ATGCTCAGTAATACCCGCGTAGTTATCACTCCCGGCGAACCCGCCGGGATTGGTCCCGATGTTGCCATACAGCTGGCGCAGCGTGACTGGCCGGTTGAGCTGGTCGTCTGCGCCTCGCCGCAGCTGCTCGCTGACCGTGCAAAGCGCCTCGGTCTGCCTCTCTCCCTGCGTGACTATCAGCCAGATGTACCCGCTCAGCCGCAGCAGGCAGGTACGCTGACTATCCTGCCGATAGCGCTGGCAGCGCCGGTTACCGCAGGCGAACTTGCGGTAGCCAACAGTCGCTACGTGCTGGATACCCTGACCCGCGCCTGCGATGGCTGCCTGAGCGGAGAATTCGCCGCGCTGATTACCGGTCCGGTACACAAAGGCGTCATTAACGATGCCGGTATCGCCTTCAGCGGCCACACCGAATTTTTCGCCGAGCGCGCCGCCTGCGAGCGCGTGGTGATGATGCTGGCGACTGAAACACTGCGTGTAGCGTTGGCAACCACGCATCTGCCGTTAAAAGCAGTTTCAGATGCTATTACCGAAGCAAGCCTGCGCGAGGTGATTACCATCCTGCATCAGGATTTGCAGCGCAAGTTCGGTATCGCCCAGCCGCATATTCTGGTGTGTGGACTAAATCCGCACGCGGGAGAAGGCGGACATATGGGCCACGAAGAGATCGACACCATTATTCCGGCACTGGATACGTTACGCCAGCAGGGAATGCAGCTGACCGGCCCGCTACCGGCGGATACGCTGTTCCAGCCGAAATATCTGCAACATGCCGATGCGGTGCTGGCGATGTATCACGACCAGGGGCTGCCGGTGTTGAAATACCAGGGCTTTGGCCGTGCGGTAAATATTACCCTCGGTTTACCTTTTATCCGTACCTCCGTTGACCACGGTACCGCGCTGGAACTGGCCGGTCAGGGCAACGCCGATGCGGGAAGCTTTATTACGGCGCTTAATCTCGCCATTACTATGATCAAAGAAGTCAATGAATAA
- the apaG gene encoding Co2+/Mg2+ efflux protein ApaG: protein MNESSRVCVQVQSFYVESQSAPDEDRYVFAYTITIRNLGRDNVQLLSRYWLITNGNGRETEVQGDGVIGEQPHIMPGDEYQYTSGAVLETPMGTMQGHYVMIDDRGEQFYVDIPVFRLAVPSRIH, encoded by the coding sequence ATGAATGAATCGTCCCGAGTGTGTGTTCAGGTACAAAGTTTTTACGTCGAATCGCAATCTGCCCCGGATGAAGATCGTTACGTGTTCGCTTATACCATCACTATCCGCAATCTGGGGCGAGACAACGTGCAGCTATTAAGCCGCTACTGGTTAATCACCAACGGCAACGGACGCGAAACAGAAGTCCAGGGAGATGGCGTAATTGGCGAGCAGCCGCATATCATGCCAGGGGATGAATACCAGTACACCAGCGGTGCCGTACTCGAGACCCCAATGGGCACCATGCAGGGGCACTACGTGATGATTGACGATCGGGGCGAGCAGTTTTATGTCGATATACCGGTTTTCCGCCTCGCGGTTCCCTCGCGCATTCATTGA
- the carA gene encoding glutamine-hydrolyzing carbamoyl-phosphate synthase small subunit — MNKSAILVLEDGTQFHGRAIGATGSAVGEVVFNTSMTGYQEILTDPSYSRQIVTLTYPHIGNVGTNAADEESSQVHAQGLVIRDLPLIASNYRSEEDLASWLKRNNIVAIADIDTRKLTRLLREKGAQNGCIIAGDTADAQLALQKAQAFPGLKGMDLAKEVCTRESYSWLQGSWTLAGELPAAKTEAELPYHVVAYDYGVKRNILRMLVDRGCRLTVVPAQTPAEEVLKMNPDGIFLSNGPGDPEPCDYAIRAIQRFLETDIPVFGICLGHQLLALASGAKTVKMKLGHHGGNHPVKDLDNNTVMITAQNHGFAVDEHSLPDRLRVTHISLFDQTVQGIHRTDKPAFSFQGHPEASPGPHDAAPLFDHFIELIEAARAGQ; from the coding sequence TTGAATAAGTCAGCGATTTTGGTTCTGGAAGACGGAACCCAATTCCACGGTCGGGCCATTGGGGCTACAGGTTCGGCGGTGGGGGAGGTAGTTTTCAATACTTCAATGACCGGTTATCAAGAAATCCTCACAGACCCTTCCTATTCCCGCCAGATCGTCACTCTTACTTATCCCCATATCGGTAATGTTGGCACCAACGCCGCTGATGAAGAATCTTCACAGGTACATGCACAGGGGCTGGTCATTCGCGATCTGCCGCTGATCGCCAGCAACTATCGCAGCGAAGAAGATCTCGCCTCCTGGCTGAAACGCAACAATATCGTGGCGATTGCCGATATCGATACGCGTAAATTAACCCGTCTGCTGCGCGAAAAGGGCGCTCAGAACGGCTGCATCATTGCGGGCGATACGGCGGATGCGCAGCTGGCGCTGCAAAAAGCACAGGCATTTCCTGGTCTGAAAGGCATGGACCTGGCGAAAGAAGTTTGTACGCGCGAAAGCTACAGCTGGCTGCAGGGCAGCTGGACGCTGGCAGGGGAGCTGCCAGCAGCAAAAACAGAAGCCGAACTGCCTTACCATGTGGTGGCTTACGATTACGGCGTAAAACGCAATATCCTGCGAATGCTGGTGGATCGCGGCTGCCGTCTGACGGTCGTGCCTGCACAGACACCGGCGGAAGAAGTGCTGAAAATGAATCCGGACGGCATCTTCTTATCTAACGGGCCTGGCGATCCGGAACCGTGCGATTATGCCATCCGCGCTATTCAGCGTTTTCTGGAAACGGACATCCCGGTTTTCGGCATCTGTCTGGGACACCAGCTGTTAGCGCTGGCCAGCGGAGCTAAAACGGTAAAAATGAAATTAGGCCATCACGGCGGCAACCACCCGGTGAAAGACCTGGATAACAATACTGTGATGATCACTGCGCAGAACCACGGTTTCGCTGTAGATGAACACTCATTACCTGACAGACTGCGTGTGACGCATATCTCCCTGTTCGACCAGACGGTACAGGGCATCCACCGCACTGATAAACCGGCGTTCAGCTTCCAGGGCCATCCTGAAGCCAGCCCCGGCCCGCATGACGCAGCGCCCCTGTTTGATCACTTTATCGAACTGATTGAAGCGGCTCGCGCCGGACAGTAA
- a CDS encoding porin produces the protein MKLTTCAVSRYLGVGLLVALPFASQAEITLIKQAAEPDDALSRLKFTVGGSIRPQFNNITGDSDRGSYKRNGFDGGTRFRFGAEYYLTQDVSWLGYYELGVNIPALFNWDNHYAEGARDTSRRQLYTGFKSQRWGQLTFGQQNSVYYDVVGAKTDIWDYDMLAQASGIGINGDYDGSYRARKQLKYKNSFGDADIYAAWLLEDTEYLPGNGLRYKRQGGGSLGVDYHLTPDLTWGTAWNYTRAEMRNPGNGDSKGYDQNIIGTALSWKPDNWTLAVGGGWYQNFSPSKKRSVDTYFANEAWGVEYYLGYNIPVQRYAVKSVQPYVMGDRLEYTSGRDYQRIDNGVGVTLQLDYGFRIDYEHVFTSSTDDLGDMNLVRLRYDF, from the coding sequence ATGAAACTAACAACATGCGCTGTTTCCCGCTACCTCGGTGTTGGCCTGCTGGTCGCGCTGCCTTTTGCCAGTCAGGCAGAAATTACCCTGATTAAACAGGCGGCAGAACCGGACGATGCGTTAAGCCGTCTGAAGTTTACCGTCGGCGGTAGTATCCGACCGCAGTTTAATAACATTACCGGCGACAGCGATCGCGGTTCCTATAAGCGTAACGGCTTTGATGGCGGTACGCGCTTCCGCTTCGGCGCAGAATATTATCTGACACAGGATGTCAGCTGGCTGGGCTACTACGAACTGGGCGTTAACATTCCGGCGCTGTTTAACTGGGATAATCACTACGCCGAAGGCGCACGCGATACTTCGCGCCGTCAGCTTTATACCGGTTTCAAAAGCCAGCGCTGGGGCCAGCTGACGTTTGGTCAACAGAACAGCGTTTACTATGATGTGGTCGGCGCTAAAACCGATATATGGGATTACGATATGCTGGCTCAGGCGTCCGGCATCGGCATTAACGGCGATTACGATGGGTCCTACCGTGCGCGCAAGCAGCTGAAATATAAAAACAGCTTTGGTGATGCCGATATTTATGCGGCCTGGCTGCTGGAAGATACTGAATATCTGCCGGGTAACGGCCTGCGCTATAAGCGTCAGGGCGGCGGATCGCTGGGCGTGGATTACCACCTGACGCCGGATCTTACCTGGGGCACCGCCTGGAACTATACCCGCGCTGAAATGCGTAATCCGGGCAACGGCGACAGCAAAGGCTACGATCAGAATATTATCGGGACGGCGCTAAGCTGGAAACCGGATAACTGGACGCTGGCCGTGGGCGGCGGCTGGTATCAAAACTTCTCGCCCAGCAAAAAGCGCAGCGTTGATACCTATTTTGCCAACGAAGCCTGGGGCGTAGAGTATTACCTCGGCTACAACATACCGGTACAGCGCTACGCGGTGAAATCGGTTCAGCCTTATGTAATGGGCGATCGTCTGGAATATACCAGCGGACGTGATTATCAGCGTATTGATAACGGCGTTGGCGTAACGCTGCAGCTGGATTACGGCTTCCGTATCGACTATGAACACGTCTTCACTTCCAGCACCGACGATTTGGGCGATATGAACCTGGTTCGTCTGCGTTACGATTTCTGA
- the carB gene encoding carbamoyl-phosphate synthase large subunit: MPKRTDIKSILILGAGPIVIGQACEFDYSGAQACKALREEGYRVILVNSNPATIMTDPEMADATYIEPIHWEVVRKIIEKERPDAVLPTMGGQTALNCALELERQGVLEEFGVTMIGATADAIDKAEDRQRFDKAMKKIGLETARSGIAHTMEEALKVAEDVGFPCIIRPSFTMGGSGGGIAYNREEFEEICERGLDLSPTKELLIDESLIGWKEYEMEVVRDKNDNCIIVCSIENFDPMGIHTGDSITVAPAQTLTDKEYQIMRNASMAVLREIGVETGGSNVQFAVNPKNGRLIIIEMNPRVSRSSALASKATGFPIAKVAAKLAVGYTLDELMNDITGGRTPASFEPSIDYVVTKIPRFNFEKFAGANDRLTTQMKSVGEVMAIGRTLQESMQKALRGLEVGANGFDPKVNLDDADALTRIRRELKDAGAERIWYVADAFRAGLSVDGVFNLTNIDRWFLVQIEELVRLEERVAQEGANGLNADFLRTLKRKGFADARLAQLAGVSEVEIRKLRQQYKLHPVYKRVDTCAAEFATDTAYMYSTYEEECEANPNQDREKIMVLGGGPNRIGQGIEFDYCCVHAALALREDGYETIMVNCNPETVSTDYDTSDRLYFEPVTLEDVLEIVRIEQPKGVIVQYGGQTPLKLARALEAAGVPVIGTSPDAIDRAEDRERFQQAVDRLGLKQPANATVTALDQAVQRAVEIGYPLVVRPSYVLGGRAMEIVYDEQDLKRYFQTAVSVSNDAPVLLDRFLDDAVEVDVDAICDGERVLIGGIMEHIEQAGVHSGDSACSLPAYTLNNDIQNVMRQQVEKLAFELCVRGLMNVQFAVKDNEVYLIEVNPRAARTVPFVSKATGVPLAKVAARVMAGKSLAEQGVTEEVIPPYYSVKEVVLPFNKFPGVDPILGPEMRSTGEVMGVGRTFAEAFAKAMLGSQSNMKKQGRALLSVREGDKKRVVDLAAKLLKYGFELDATHGTAVVLGEAGINPRLVNKVHEGRPHIQDRLKNGEYSYIVNTTAGRQAIEDSRVIRRSALQYKVHYDTTLNGGFATAMALNADPTEQVISVQEMHAKINR; this comes from the coding sequence ATGCCAAAACGTACCGATATAAAATCCATCCTGATTCTGGGCGCTGGTCCGATTGTTATCGGCCAGGCGTGTGAGTTCGACTACTCCGGCGCGCAGGCCTGTAAAGCGCTGCGCGAAGAAGGTTACCGTGTCATTCTGGTCAACTCTAACCCGGCGACCATCATGACCGACCCGGAGATGGCGGACGCTACCTATATTGAGCCGATCCACTGGGAAGTGGTACGCAAAATCATTGAAAAAGAGCGCCCGGATGCGGTGCTGCCGACCATGGGCGGTCAGACGGCGCTGAACTGTGCGCTGGAGCTGGAGCGCCAGGGCGTGCTGGAAGAGTTTGGCGTTACCATGATTGGTGCGACTGCCGACGCCATTGATAAGGCGGAAGATCGCCAGCGTTTCGATAAGGCGATGAAAAAAATTGGCCTGGAAACGGCACGCTCCGGTATCGCACATACCATGGAAGAGGCGCTGAAGGTGGCAGAAGATGTCGGTTTCCCGTGCATCATTCGCCCTTCCTTTACCATGGGCGGTTCTGGCGGCGGTATTGCTTACAACCGTGAAGAGTTTGAAGAAATTTGCGAGCGCGGCCTCGATCTGTCGCCAACCAAAGAGCTGCTGATTGATGAATCGCTGATCGGTTGGAAAGAGTATGAGATGGAGGTGGTGCGCGATAAAAATGACAACTGCATCATCGTCTGCTCTATCGAAAACTTCGATCCGATGGGGATTCATACCGGCGACTCCATTACCGTTGCGCCAGCGCAGACGCTGACGGATAAAGAATATCAAATCATGCGTAACGCCTCGATGGCGGTGCTGCGTGAAATCGGCGTGGAGACCGGCGGTTCTAACGTACAGTTCGCGGTAAACCCGAAAAACGGCCGCCTGATCATTATCGAAATGAACCCGCGCGTCTCCCGCTCCTCCGCGCTGGCCTCAAAGGCTACCGGTTTCCCGATTGCTAAAGTGGCAGCGAAGCTGGCGGTTGGCTATACGCTTGATGAGTTGATGAACGATATTACCGGTGGACGCACGCCTGCTTCGTTCGAACCCTCAATCGACTATGTCGTTACCAAGATTCCGCGCTTCAACTTCGAAAAATTCGCTGGCGCTAACGATCGCCTGACCACCCAGATGAAATCGGTGGGCGAAGTGATGGCGATTGGCCGCACGCTACAGGAATCAATGCAGAAAGCGCTGCGCGGGCTGGAAGTCGGCGCTAACGGCTTCGATCCGAAGGTAAATCTTGATGATGCCGACGCGCTGACGCGCATTCGTCGCGAGCTGAAAGATGCCGGTGCCGAGCGTATCTGGTACGTGGCTGATGCTTTCCGCGCCGGTCTGTCGGTTGATGGTGTTTTCAACCTGACCAATATCGACCGCTGGTTCCTGGTACAGATTGAAGAGCTGGTGCGCCTTGAAGAGCGCGTGGCTCAGGAAGGTGCCAATGGCCTTAACGCTGATTTCCTGCGCACGCTGAAGCGTAAAGGGTTCGCCGATGCGCGCCTGGCACAGCTGGCTGGCGTCAGCGAAGTGGAAATTCGCAAGCTGCGTCAGCAGTACAAGCTGCATCCGGTTTACAAGCGCGTCGATACCTGCGCCGCTGAATTTGCTACCGATACCGCCTATATGTACTCCACTTATGAAGAGGAGTGCGAAGCCAATCCGAACCAGGATCGTGAAAAGATTATGGTGCTGGGCGGCGGGCCAAACCGTATCGGTCAGGGTATTGAGTTTGATTACTGTTGTGTACACGCTGCGCTGGCATTGCGTGAAGATGGTTACGAAACCATCATGGTTAACTGCAACCCGGAAACCGTTTCTACCGACTACGATACCTCTGACCGTCTCTACTTTGAGCCGGTTACGCTGGAAGACGTGCTGGAAATCGTGCGCATCGAACAGCCGAAAGGCGTGATCGTCCAGTACGGCGGTCAGACGCCGCTGAAGCTGGCGCGAGCGCTGGAAGCGGCGGGCGTCCCGGTTATCGGCACCAGCCCGGATGCTATCGACCGTGCAGAAGACCGCGAACGTTTCCAGCAGGCGGTTGATCGCCTCGGCCTGAAACAGCCGGCAAACGCCACGGTGACCGCGCTGGATCAGGCAGTGCAGCGTGCGGTAGAAATCGGCTATCCGCTGGTGGTGCGTCCTTCCTATGTACTGGGTGGACGGGCGATGGAAATTGTCTACGACGAGCAGGATCTTAAGCGCTACTTCCAGACGGCGGTTTCCGTTTCCAACGATGCGCCGGTGCTGTTGGATCGCTTCCTTGATGATGCGGTGGAAGTAGATGTCGATGCCATCTGCGACGGCGAGCGCGTGTTGATTGGCGGCATCATGGAGCATATCGAGCAGGCTGGCGTACACTCCGGCGACTCCGCCTGTTCACTGCCGGCCTACACGCTGAACAACGATATTCAGAACGTGATGCGCCAGCAGGTTGAAAAACTGGCCTTTGAGCTCTGCGTTCGCGGCCTGATGAACGTGCAGTTTGCGGTGAAAGACAATGAGGTTTACCTGATTGAGGTTAACCCACGTGCCGCGCGTACCGTGCCTTTCGTGTCAAAAGCGACCGGCGTGCCGCTGGCAAAAGTGGCCGCGCGCGTAATGGCGGGTAAATCCCTGGCAGAGCAGGGCGTGACCGAAGAGGTGATTCCGCCTTACTACTCGGTAAAAGAAGTGGTGCTGCCGTTCAACAAGTTCCCTGGCGTTGACCCGATTCTGGGGCCAGAAATGCGCTCCACCGGCGAAGTGATGGGCGTTGGCCGCACCTTTGCCGAGGCGTTTGCCAAAGCGATGCTCGGTTCGCAGTCCAATATGAAGAAACAGGGACGTGCGCTGCTGTCGGTACGTGAAGGCGATAAAAAACGTGTCGTTGACCTTGCCGCCAAGCTGCTGAAGTATGGCTTCGAGCTGGATGCGACCCACGGTACGGCGGTTGTGCTGGGCGAAGCGGGCATCAATCCGCGCCTGGTGAACAAAGTGCATGAAGGGCGTCCACATATCCAGGATCGTCTGAAAAACGGTGAGTATAGCTATATCGTTAATACCACCGCCGGGCGCCAGGCGATTGAGGATTCCCGCGTAATTCGCCGCAGCGCGCTGCAATACAAGGTGCATTACGACACCACGCTGAACGGCGGTTTTGCCACGGCGATGGCACTGAATGCCGATCCAACGGAGCAGGTTATTTCTGTGCAGGAAATGCATGCAAAAATAAACCGTTAA
- the rsmA gene encoding 16S rRNA (adenine(1518)-N(6)/adenine(1519)-N(6))-dimethyltransferase RsmA yields the protein MNNRVHQGHFARKRFGQNFLNDTYIIDSIVAAIHPQPGEAMVEIGPGLGALTEPVGERLDALTVIELDRDLAARLQTHPFLGPKLTIYQQDAMTFDFSRLAAEKGQPLRVFGNLPYNISTPLMFHLFSYTDAIKDMHFMLQKEVVNRLVAGPNSKAYGRLSVMAQYYCQVIPVLEVPPESFTPAPKVDSAVVRLVPHATQPHPVTDVRALSRITMEAFGKRRKTLRNSLGHLFSAEVMENLGIDGSLRAENVTVAQYCQLANWLTAHPETQES from the coding sequence ATGAATAATCGCGTCCACCAGGGGCATTTCGCCCGCAAACGTTTCGGACAAAACTTCCTTAACGACACCTACATTATTGACAGCATCGTTGCGGCTATCCATCCACAGCCCGGCGAGGCGATGGTGGAAATCGGCCCCGGCCTGGGCGCTCTGACCGAGCCCGTGGGCGAGCGCCTTGATGCGCTGACTGTTATTGAGCTGGACCGCGATCTGGCCGCGCGCCTGCAAACGCATCCGTTTCTCGGGCCAAAGCTAACCATCTATCAGCAGGATGCCATGACCTTCGATTTCTCCCGCCTCGCCGCAGAGAAAGGTCAGCCGCTGCGCGTCTTCGGCAACCTGCCCTACAATATCTCTACGCCGTTGATGTTCCACCTTTTCAGCTATACTGATGCGATCAAAGATATGCACTTTATGCTGCAAAAAGAGGTGGTCAACCGCCTGGTAGCCGGGCCGAACAGTAAAGCCTATGGTCGTCTGAGCGTAATGGCGCAATACTATTGCCAGGTGATTCCGGTGCTGGAAGTGCCGCCAGAATCCTTTACGCCAGCACCGAAAGTTGATTCCGCCGTGGTTCGCCTGGTGCCACATGCCACGCAGCCACACCCGGTAACCGATGTGCGTGCGCTGAGCCGCATTACGATGGAAGCCTTCGGCAAGCGCCGTAAAACGCTGCGTAACAGCCTCGGCCATCTGTTCAGCGCCGAAGTGATGGAAAATCTGGGTATCGATGGCAGCCTGCGGGCGGAAAATGTCACCGTTGCTCAATATTGTCAGTTAGCAAACTGGTTAACTGCGCACCCTGAGACGCAGGAGAGTTAA
- the apaH gene encoding bis(5'-nucleosyl)-tetraphosphatase (symmetrical) ApaH encodes MSTYLIGDIHGCYDEMQSLLQQVAFDAEKDTLWLTGDLVARGPGSLDVLRYVRSLGNAVRIVLGNHDLHLLAVYAGISRNKPKDRITPLLEAPDADELINWLRRQPLLQVDEEKKLVMAHAGITPQWDIETAKVCAREVESVLSSDSYPLFLNAMYGDMPNNWTPELTGLARLRFSTNALTRMRYCFPNGQLDMICKDAPGSAPPPLKPWFDIAGPVARDYTIVFGHWASLEGKGTPEGIIALDTGCCWGGTLTMLRWEDRQLFIQPSNRLQSASGDDVSPTAVHAGKKS; translated from the coding sequence ATGAGTACATATCTGATTGGCGACATTCATGGCTGCTACGATGAAATGCAGTCTCTGTTGCAGCAGGTCGCCTTTGACGCTGAAAAGGATACGCTGTGGCTTACCGGCGATCTGGTAGCGCGCGGCCCTGGTTCACTGGACGTACTGCGCTACGTGCGTTCGCTGGGCAACGCGGTGCGCATCGTGCTGGGCAACCATGACCTGCATCTGTTAGCGGTATACGCCGGTATCAGCCGTAATAAGCCCAAGGATCGCATTACGCCGCTGCTGGAAGCGCCCGACGCCGATGAGCTGATTAACTGGCTGCGTCGGCAGCCGCTGTTGCAGGTGGACGAAGAGAAAAAGCTGGTGATGGCGCACGCGGGCATTACGCCACAGTGGGATATTGAAACCGCAAAAGTGTGTGCACGCGAGGTGGAATCGGTGCTGTCAAGCGACAGCTATCCGTTATTCCTGAACGCAATGTATGGCGATATGCCCAATAACTGGACCCCGGAGCTAACCGGGCTGGCACGCCTGCGTTTCAGCACCAATGCGCTGACGCGTATGCGTTACTGCTTTCCTAACGGGCAGCTGGATATGATCTGCAAAGATGCGCCCGGCTCTGCCCCGCCGCCGCTTAAGCCCTGGTTCGATATCGCAGGCCCGGTCGCGCGCGACTATACCATTGTCTTTGGTCACTGGGCTTCGCTGGAAGGGAAAGGCACGCCGGAAGGCATTATCGCTCTGGATACCGGCTGCTGCTGGGGTGGCACGCTGACCATGCTGCGTTGGGAAGATCGTCAGCTGTTTATTCAGCCTTCCAACCGTTTGCAAAGTGCCAGCGGCGATGATGTTTCGCCAACCGCCGTACATGCAGGGAAGAAATCATAG
- the folA gene encoding type 3 dihydrofolate reductase, with amino-acid sequence MMISLIAALAADRVIGMENAMPWDLPADLAWFKRNTLNKPVVMGRLTWESIGRPLPGRHNIVVSSQQGQKTEGVTWVSSLEEALAAAGEVEEVMVIGGGRIYEQMLDRADRLYLTHIDAEVEGDTHFPDYEPDEWQSVFSEFHDADEKNSHSYCFEILERRR; translated from the coding sequence ATGATGATAAGCCTGATAGCGGCTTTAGCAGCCGATCGCGTTATTGGGATGGAAAACGCCATGCCGTGGGATCTGCCTGCGGATCTGGCGTGGTTTAAACGCAATACGTTAAACAAACCGGTAGTGATGGGACGCCTGACATGGGAGTCAATCGGACGTCCGCTGCCCGGTCGCCACAATATTGTGGTTAGCAGCCAGCAAGGCCAAAAAACGGAAGGCGTGACCTGGGTGAGCTCGCTGGAAGAAGCGCTGGCGGCAGCGGGTGAGGTGGAAGAGGTTATGGTAATCGGTGGCGGACGTATCTATGAACAGATGCTGGATCGCGCCGATCGTCTTTACCTGACGCACATCGATGCGGAAGTAGAAGGCGATACCCATTTTCCTGACTATGAACCGGATGAGTGGCAGTCGGTATTCAGCGAGTTTCACGATGCTGATGAAAAAAATTCCCACAGCTACTGCTTTGAAATTCTTGAGCGCCGTCGCTAA
- a CDS encoding bactofilin family protein codes for MDRQYVFFNTGLCFWFLGLITSFYSSTWTVILGLLAAGSFLLYVLQRKVFRMFRKQNKPAEVPTEKEIAPFAMPVEKAEPDAPQPQEKISNTVIARDVCFEGNITAIGQVYVYGEVQGNITVKDGLVKVMRNGLVNGNITCLELIINGNVHGECKAQSIDIDEHANIHGTLNYEALSVKKGGIFVGNADTSRKSDVKTNVIGLTATPVASESIAAAGEKQETKLAKK; via the coding sequence ATGGACAGGCAATACGTTTTTTTTAATACTGGACTTTGCTTCTGGTTCCTGGGATTGATAACCAGTTTCTATTCCTCCACATGGACAGTGATTTTAGGTCTGCTGGCAGCAGGTTCATTTTTACTATATGTATTACAACGGAAGGTTTTTCGCATGTTCAGAAAACAAAACAAACCAGCAGAAGTTCCCACTGAGAAGGAAATCGCCCCGTTCGCAATGCCGGTTGAAAAGGCTGAGCCTGATGCGCCCCAGCCACAGGAAAAAATAAGCAATACCGTTATCGCTCGTGATGTTTGCTTTGAAGGAAACATTACCGCAATTGGTCAGGTATATGTGTACGGTGAAGTGCAGGGTAATATCACCGTTAAAGACGGACTGGTAAAAGTGATGAGAAACGGCCTGGTAAATGGCAATATTACCTGTCTTGAACTGATAATTAACGGTAACGTGCATGGCGAATGTAAAGCCCAATCGATTGATATTGATGAGCATGCCAACATACATGGCACGCTGAATTATGAAGCGCTGTCGGTGAAAAAAGGCGGCATATTTGTTGGTAATGCAGATACCTCACGCAAAAGCGACGTCAAAACAAACGTAATTGGCCTGACCGCTACGCCAGTCGCTTCTGAATCCATCGCGGCAGCTGGAGAAAAACAAGAAACTAAACTGGCGAAAAAATAA